AAGGGAGGATGGAGGTCGAGCATGTCAATACAAACGATCAACTCGCGGACATTTTAACGAAGTCACTTGGGAAGGTGAAGTTTCAAGAGATGTGTGAGAAGATCAGAGTAAAGGCTGTCAAGTAGTCATAACATCATGTTTAGGGGGTGAATGTGAGTTTTCTGTTCTCTGTAAACACATGTTCTGATAGGTGTCTGAGTCTGTAAAAGATAGGAAAAGTTCAGGTCTCGTTTGTAGTCGTTTTAGGGTCAAACTCTTAGAGATAAAGTGTGTTTTAAACCTGGTCGGTTTGTGATTAGGGTCACAACGTGTTGGGCACTAATAGTAGGCCGAGTTGGTCGTGAGGTCGGCTCCTTGAGCCCTATATAATGTGAAATAAAGACCCAAAAAAACTGCACGTTGGCAGTACCAAACCTTCTCTGTTTCGATCTGTTTCTTTTGTTCTTCATCTACCTCCTGCGTTTTTCGATCTTGGAGCTAACACGCGCGAGCGAGGAAGTTGTGTCGGCCATGGCCGCAATGAACCCCAACTTCATCGCCGAGCAGCAGGCACTGTACGAGGCTGCCCGCACTCAAGCCGCCGCTCGCAACATACATGCGGTGCAACCGGACGCGGAGGCGGCGCTGTCTACGTAGGCGATCGCGAACAAGAACGCCGCCAGCCGCAAACGTTGTTTGGCCGTGCCGGTGGGATGACGAACATGCTGACCCCTCCACTTCCATTGTGGACCTCACGTCCACCGACAGCGGACATATCGCTCACTCTGACAAGGATGGGTAAGGCATGGAAGGTGGCGGGGGCTCGAGTCCCAAGTGGGTCGGTCCGTCTCCCATGCTCTACTCTTCCTCGCAGGCGACCGCACCACTTCGTGAGTCTTATCTCCGCCGCTCATGGAGATGACAGATGGAGGACGCGGTTGCCGGAAGGGAACAACAAGGACTTGGACGACGGGCACCGCTGTAGGTAGGTTTAGATCTGGTCCCCCTTCTTAATAAAATTTGTCCGTGATGTAATGAATGTGCTCCGGTTTATATGAAAATCATCCAATTTGCATGTAATTTATCTGATTGTTGGTACCTAACTTGAAATATACGCGACTAATTTTAAATAATCTTCTTTCGTATTGTCTCTGTGAACTGAGAGCAACtctaatggggcgacccatttcgtccgccgccgTCTGTTTGAGTCGGCGCGGACTCAAAAGGCGGCCCAAcgcaccgacccaaacggacacatGTCCGCTTTTCGTCCATGtgcgacccattcccggcccatttttgagccggatttgcgtcagCGGGGACACGCAACGGACGCACGCACGCTCGCCTTCTCCTCTCCCCGGGCCCactggtcggtggcacattggcctcccCCTTACCCCCAGCCAATAGCAACCCTCGCCCGCCTCAttcgtcgccgcctccgccgcccattTTTGCCGGCGACTCTACCAGTTGCCGtcgcctccacatccgcccagcaaTGCCGCCCACTCCCCTGTCGCCCGCCACTGTCGTCTTGCCACCGAGGAGCAAACTGCTTCCTACCGCCGCTTCCCCCACCGCACAGCCGTCTGCGACTAAGAAGCCGCCTCGCCACCCTGGCCAGATCCgaccggcacgctcgtcggacgccaGCCCACTCGTCGGACGCTGGCCCACTCGTCGGACGTCGGCCCACTCGTCGGACGCTGGCCCACTTGTCGGACGTCGGCCCACTCATCGGACGCCAGCATGGCAACTAGTTGGTCCGTGCACGCCGCGACTCCCCTCGCTAGTCGTCTCCTTCttcgacgcccgcaagctgttcgatAGTTTGCCAAGGTATGAAATGGACTCcaccgacgagttctttttccacaatttcctttgcgactccgacgattcgtcgttcgacgacgacgaggagatattggctgccgtgttggtccatcaccacctcaacagccagcggccgttgttccgtggctccattccgaACCACCTTTCGGCATTGAgtcgcaaccgagagagcgggcaGGACTACTTTGATACATCAAAAATTCCGCTGCcgtttccgtatgagtaggcatcttttcaatCGTATTAGAGATGGgatggtcggctatgatgactatttcgagtgcaaagaggatgtcgTCGGCAAGATcggtttctcctcttatcagaaatgcactgccgccatctgaatgcttgcatacggagttcccggtgatctcattgacgagtacgttcgtatgagcgagtctacatgcctagagtccctgtataagttccGCAAGGCTGttattgatgtgtttggtcctgagtacttgagagagccaacAACTGAAGATACAACCCGTTTGTTGGCGACGAATGCCAGAAGaggcttcccagggatgcttggcagTATAGACTGCATGCACTTGGAGTGGAAGAATTGTCCTTctacttggcaagggcagtataagggacatgtcagggcttgcaccgTCATACTAGAGGCtgtggcgtctcaagatctctggatctggcactctttctttggcatggctggatcacataatgatatcaacgtgcttcagtgctcgccggtgtttgctaggcttgccgaaggcaacagcccaccggtgaactttactgtcagcggccacaactacgacaaaggatactacttgggtgacggtatctatcctcagtggaccgcTATTGTCAAGATAATACCCAACCCTGTcagagagaagaggaaaagatttgcccaagagcaagagagtgctaggaaggatgtcgagcgtgcctttggtgttttgcaatctcgatggggcatcgttcgataTCCTGCTAATACTTGAAGCACGCAGAAActctgggaggtgatgactgcttgtgtgatcatgcataatatgatcgtagaagacgagcgtccggaacgtctgtacgatcaagggtttcagtttcagaGAGAAAATATTGTGTCTgagcatggagtagcggcaacgtttgaacagttcacccaatttcatcaaAACATGCGCGATTGGaaaactcacgtgcaactgcaaaatgatttggttgagtatatgtgggctcatgttgacaaccaatagatgtatcttcttttattcgtttgcaaaattatgtgaaacatttttatttgtATTCGGCTTGTAAAACTATATAAGTATTATTTTTATTCGATTTATTTGACAATATGTTTGAATGCAAATTATTAATGTAAAATTGGGCAGCCAGCCGGCACATATAGATCGACGCGTTGAGCGTGCTGCCAACTTATATCAAAAACAAAACGGACACCGGCAGACGACCAATCCAAATAGATAAAAAGCGAACAAAATCGTCTTAGGTCGTCCCGTTAAAGTTGCTTCTATATGTGTTCGAGTGAGCGTCGGATATACCTTTGGTTGCAACTTGCAAGGGCACGCAAGCGAAAGGCCTGGCTTGTAGCCCACCACCCACCCGCGGTCGGTGAGAACGCCGTAGGCCCGACGGGTCAGCGAGAACGGGAAGAAGTAGCGAAAACAGCTAAAGAGCGGAAGGGTTTTGGTCGCGAGTCGCACCCGCCGCCGTGGTCGCATCGCACGCAAACTTTCGAGTCTCGAGAGAGGCGACGAAGAGAGCGAGGGCGAGGGACGGCAATAGTGCTTGGAGGATGGGCGCTGGGGAAGGAGAGGCAGGTGGGAGCAAGGAGAAGAGCAGCGGCGTCGCCCGGACGTCCCTGGACGGCCTGCGGGACAAGAACGTGATGCAGCTCAAGAAGCTCAACATGGCGCTCTTCCCCGTCCGCTACAACGACAAATACTACCAGGACGCCATCGCCTCCAAGGACTTCTCCAAGCTCGGTGAGCGCGCTCCCACCCGTCTCTTCCAATCTTGTTCTAATCCCTACCTCGCGCCGCCGGGACCGGTTCCATACCTCATCCGGTCTTCCATTGTATTGGGATTGGGATTGGGATTGGGGTTGTATCTATCTCAGTTCTCGGATCTGCAGACAGAAGGCAGAAAACAATTTATAACTTGCTACCAGATTGGGGAAGAAACCGCCATTAGGAATTTAGATTTTGGAATGGGGACGTGCAAATGCGGATGTGGATTTGATCTGTAAAAATAATTCTTTGGCCATAGAAGATCTTGGAGAGTTGGAGAGCGTGGGTAGGTAGCTATGGTATTGTGCTGGGGATGTTTCCCGGATTCGCTGTTATATTGATTCGTCTGCTGGGTTTGGCTGATTTCGTCTATGAGATGAGAAAACATGTTGCTGCTGGTGCTATTGTCTgactcttctttttttcctttctgtGTTTGTAGCTTACTATAGTGATATATGTGTTGGAGCAATCGCTTGTCGcctggagaagaaggaaggaggggtcGTCCGTGTTTATATCATGACTCTGGGTGTATTGGCGCCCtaccgtggtcttggtcttggtgagAATTTTCCCTACCTAAATTCATTTTTGGTTATGAGAAGAGATCACCCTGTTGGGCGTGAGATCTAGATATGCCTCACAAGTAGGATAACATGTGCACCTTCTTACCTGATTGCTGAAATTGTGAATTAAAATGTAATTGTTGAATAGTTGTAGGTACTGCATTTATCTTGCAACCTATTTTTCACTCAAGCAATGAACGGTGATTGATCATGCTTCTGCCACCATCTCAATTGAATCAATGTGCCCAGAGTTTTCTGTTGATGTGTCACTGCCATAACATCAATAATAATACCACTGTGACAACCCTCCGGACCAAGCACATTGACCCTCACAATAGAAGTTGCCTGTGCGTCCACCATAGGGCCATGGCGTCCAATTGACAAGGTGGGCGGCGCCTTAAGCTGATTTTCGATGCCATATGCTTTCTGAGTAGGCACACACGGGAAGGAGAAGCAGGAGCGGGAGGGGAGAAGCAGGGGCGTGGAAAGGAAAAAAACAGTGGGGAAGGAAACCTTGGGCCTTCTTCCTTGAACTATGTAGAAGGAGGTGGGAAGGAAAAGCGGGTGAGGAGAGAGGGACAGAACAAGGTGAGAGTGGAGCAGAAAAAAAAAAATCTGGTTCTGGCTTGGGGCGCCACCTCCTTGTGCCATCCCCGTTATTGCAGAGCTTTGTTGCTTCCAGGTCTGCGTGGGTGCGGCATTGCCAGCAGCAGCTATGCTTCTTCTTTTGAGTCTCTGCCAGCTTCTCCTCTCCCTCCACgagtcttccccagcttttcctcTCCCTAGCCtccctcttcttcagctcctgctcTCTGCTCTGTTCTGCTGTATGTGCCAGCAGCAGCTATGCTTCTTCTGTTTGAGTCTCTGCCAGCTTCTCCTCTCCCTCCCACAAGTCCTCTCCAGCTTTTCTACTCCCTACCGTTACAAGGTTACGTGATAAAATGCTTGGACAACCTATGACAGCCTGCACCATCTAGGAAGGTTACAATCAAAGGGCAATAAGTGCAGGCCTTGCCAGTTGGCAGCCAAATCACAAGACAGGGAGTAGTGCAAGCTAGTTAAGAGACTTTTCAGCAGAGAGAATGGCTGGCCTTAGGTCAGCTTTTGTTCTATGGGTTAATAAACCAAAGTCAAGCTTGAATCCGCTCCTCCAAGAATCAACTGATGCTACCAGGTTTCTGAAAAGTGTTGTTGCTTACATACCACGTTTTGTTGTATTTTGGCATTTGAGTGTCCATTGGGTTAATCTTATTCCCATGGGAACATTAAAGGGAGCACTGTGCTACTAAATTGGTTGTAATGGGTGATTTAACTTGCTGTCAGACCAGGTTAGGGTGTGTCTATGAAGTCGCCTTGCAATAACGCCGTAAGCGTTATAAAGTTACGAAGGGGTGGGTTGCCACAAAATGCATTATGCATTTAAACTAATGTGGTGTTAAGGATTGTGGGTAGGCGGTTGTGCCATATGTGCTCATGAAATTGGAGTGTAATGATACTCTTACCATGTTATGTCCTCTAGGACATGGTGTATGTCCTTTCATGATGTCCAAGTGATAACTTGCTGTTTTAAAAAAACCTCGTGGAAATGATTTAAGCATGTACCTATATTATTCTATAAAGCTTGCTTATAAATAATTACCGTAGCTGTTTATCTAGTGTAAGTTCTGAAAGAATACCTGTATCAGCACAGGAAAAACCAGTGAAAAATAATGAGCCGGCAATGTTGCCACTCATTCTTACTTTAGCCCATGTTAACACATCTGCACGCTAGATTGCTCTTTTGTATCCAGGTGAAATACCCGTGACTTCTAAGTCTAGGAAGAATAATGTTAAAGATCATTGTGCAATAAACATCATGGGCTGCCTCATCATACTTTGAGCAATCGCTTCACTATCATGCTTCTTTTAGACCACTGCCCCATTGGTGCTACTATCAGATGATAGTAAGTTAGTATGTCCGTTCTGCTCCCAGTGACCGGGTAGCACATGTGGTTAGCCCAGCAGTTATTCATAACCTGTTGTTTGTTAATAGGCTTCAGAGTCCTCTAAATGTTTTTTTTTTTGGCGGGAAGAGTCCTCTAAATGTTAGGCTACACCATTTCCCACACTGCACTATTGGCTGCCAATATAGTATCCTGTTGTTAATATGATTCCATTGATGGTAAATGAGAATTTCGGGAGTTTAcagaattcaatttaaaatatactCTGGCGGTCTGGCCTCATTTCACAACACATGCTGTCAAGAATTTTGAGTTTGTTCTCAGGGAAATGTTCATATGATCATCTAAAGACTATTAGGAACGTGATGTTTGATAAAAAGAAATTATGAGGGGACTACACTGCGGCAGGTTTTGTTTGGTACTGCTACTGTAACACTGCTCTCAAAAGAATGAATGCTAGTTGAATGAATATGAAATATCAACTTGTTGTGAACTTCTTGAGCTTGATATACACCTTATATACTTTTGCTCTTTTGAAACTATTTTTTACAAACAGAAAATAACAGTTTGTTTTTGGCAACAACACGAGCTGTTTTTAAGAGTAGCAGTAAAGCTGTTTTTTAAGAGTAGCAGTAATATGAGCTGTGCTGCCTTACATTTGATTCTTTTTTATTTTGACAGGAACAAAGCTGCTGAACCATGTTTTTGATCTCTGTGCGAAGCAGAACATCTCGGAGATATACTTACACGTTCAGACAAACAACGACGATGCCATTGCTTTCTACAAGAAGTTTGGTTTCGAAATAACAGAGACGATACATAATTACTATACGAACATCACTCCACCAGATTGCTATGTTCTTACCAAATTTATCGGCCAGGCTGCTACAAAGAAATGAGCAGACACTGTCCCTGCTCTTGTGATAGAGTTGTGATCTTGTTGCAGTTTGTTCATTCTCGTTGAGGTTTAACATTACTTTGAGAACACGATTACCTTGGCTGCATCACTGAGACGTCATTTTTACCTTAACTGTGTTCTTTATCCCGCCTTGCTCCAGTAACTTGAGTGCCTGCCTTAACTACTTATTCTGGATATGTGGTGCGCGGTTGCCAGATTTTTTCTGAATGGTGTGGTTGCCAATTTTAATCGTGCTTCTTTGACCCGTTACTGGAGCAAGGTTGTGGTTACTTGGGTTTCGAAATCCCAACGTTTGTTACTTTAGTTCTGACAGGTTTGTTAGTGATAAAATCAGTTTTTTGTTCGTGTAAATTTAACCCTTTTTATTGAATTATTTTTTAACACGTTTATTACTTTTGCCGTTGATAAATCAAATTATCTATGGTCTTGCCCGCATCACCACTCCGATGATCGCATCAACCCAAAGAGAACCCCATCGCCTACGAAAATACTTTCATCAAGAGTACGCTACAAGGACGAAAGGTGAACGAAAGTACCTTTCTACATCTGTGCTCATATCCTGGTGTgaacaataaaataaataaaatataaaaacatttcaaaaaattctgaatttttttggcatactttaagaaatgtttgttgtgcatgtaaaatttcatcatgaaatcacattggtgaaagtcgtggcaaaaaagacaaaatgagATCTCCAAAATGCATTTGAATGTAACATTTTTCAGAGCATTGATTTTGTCTTTTTTACCACGCCTTCCAACAATGTCATTTCGTGATAaaattttgcatgcacaacaaaTATTTC
The Triticum dicoccoides isolate Atlit2015 ecotype Zavitan chromosome 3A, WEW_v2.0, whole genome shotgun sequence genome window above contains:
- the LOC119268352 gene encoding N-alpha-acetyltransferase 50-like encodes the protein MGAGEGEAGGSKEKSSGVARTSLDGLRDKNVMQLKKLNMALFPVRYNDKYYQDAIASKDFSKLAYYSDICVGAIACRLEKKEGGVVRVYIMTLGVLAPYRGLGLGTKLLNHVFDLCAKQNISEIYLHVQTNNDDAIAFYKKFGFEITETIHNYYTNITPPDCYVLTKFIGQAATKK